In one window of Temnothorax longispinosus isolate EJ_2023e chromosome 11, Tlon_JGU_v1, whole genome shotgun sequence DNA:
- the Yod1 gene encoding ubiquitin thioesterase Otu1: MASFVLRVKTKTGQKVVYGLTAHDKVSQLKAKLAELTGVPTAALQVLVGFPPKPIDLNAADATIERAGIISGDTLIVEEKQIVFNRHEQRLDNLGRSHIVDQDNFANAPGVLMRKVVPADNSCLFTSVGYVLNGKVDTSCASFMREIIANAVAADPNEYSEAFLGRPNVEYCEWILKSDAWGGAIELSILSKFYGLEIAVIDSINAIINRFGEDQHYAQRVFLIFDGIHYDPLYLEPLDGGSIQTIFPTEDERVLLEAAQLAKEARLSRQFTDVQKFTLMCIDCKVMLSGQAAAQQHAKDTGHKNFGEVAA; encoded by the exons ATGGCGAGTTTCGTGCTCCGAGTGAAAACCAAAACAGGTCAAAAGGTTGTTTATGGTCTCACGGCCCACGATAAAGTATCGCAGCTGAAGGCGAAGCTCGCCGAACTCACTGGTGTACCAACCGCTGCCCTCCAGGTACTTGTCGGCTTTCCGCCGAAACCTATCGACCTAAACGCGGCCGACGCCACGATTGAACGCGCCGGTATCATCTCCGGAGACACCCTTATCGTTGAAGAGAAACAG ATCGTGTTCAATAGACATGAGCAGAGACTGGACAATCTCGGACGGTCGCATATCGTTGACCAGGACAACTTTGCTAATGCTCCAGGTGTCCTTATGAGGAAGGTTGTACCTGCAGATAATTCCTGTCTCTTTACCAGCGTGGGTTACGTCCTGAATG GAAAAGTGGACACTAGCTGCGCCAGTTTTATGAGAGAAATTATAGCAAATGCGGTAGCGGCAGACCCGAATGAATACTCCGAGGCATTTCTAGGTAGACCCAATGTTGAATATTGTGAGTGGATCCTCAAATCTGACGCTTGGGGTGGCGCCATAGAGTTGTCGATTCTGTCTAAGTTTTATGGTTTGGAGATAGCGGTAATCGATAGCATTAACGCGATCATCAATAGGTTTGGCGAGGACCAACATTACGCTCAACGGGTCTTCCTCATATTTGATGGAATCCATTATGACCCTCTCTACTTGGAGCCGCttgat GGTGGCAGTATCCAAACGATATTTCCCACCGAGGATGAGAGAGTGCTTCTAGAAGCCGCTCAACTTGCGAAAGAGGCAAGATTGAGTCGCCAGTTCACGGATGTGCAAAAATTTACCCTGATGTGTATTGACTGTAAAGTCATGCTAAGCGGACAAGCGGCAGCACAGCAGCACGCCAAGGACACCGGTCACAAGAATTTTGGTGAAGTAGCAGCGTAG